One segment of Triticum aestivum cultivar Chinese Spring chromosome 2A, IWGSC CS RefSeq v2.1, whole genome shotgun sequence DNA contains the following:
- the LOC123188959 gene encoding 4-coumarate--CoA ligase-like 9 — MTQPNLTYIPLVLATHKNCVTATSMPSSSSRHSSSKPLISTNSSKAAAFQLTTAHQASHNRQRSMGDAAIAVMEEEGEQEHIFRSRFPPVAVPDGVTVPDFVLAGAEAYADKVALVEAAPGGRSYTYGEVARDVARFARALRSVGIRKGHVVVVALPNLAVYPVVSLGVMAAGAVFSGVNPRSLAAEIRKQVEDSEARLVVANEVAYDKVKDVGVPVIGIGEQGLMAGAISWDELLAAADRTGPPVVPLEPVQQSDLCALPYSSGTTGVSKGVMLSHRNLVSNLCSSMFAVGTELLGQVVTLGLMPFFHIYGITGICCATLRHKGTVVVMDRFDLRTFLGALVAHRVMFAPLVPPVMLAMVKNPIADEFDLSGLALKSVMTAAAPLAPDLLAAFQRKFPGVQVEEAYGLTEHSCITLTHAGDDPEKGHIAKRNSVGFILPNLEVKFVDPDTGRSLAKNTPGELCVRSQCVMQGYYRKKEETERTIDAKGWLHTGDIGYIDDDGDVFIVDRIKELIKYKGFQVAPAELEAILLSHPSVEDAAVFGLPDEEAGEIPVSCVVRRSGAAESEADIMAYVASRVASYKKLRMLHLVDAIPKSVSGKILRRQLRDEFINMIKPAAA; from the exons ATGACTCAACCAAACCTTACCTACATACCACTTGTCTTGGCAACACACAAGAACTGTGTCACCGCCACGAGCATGCCCTCGTCTTCCTCTCGCCACTCCTCCTCAAAACCCCTCATCTCTACAAATTCAAGCAAAGCCGCAGCCTTCCAACTCACCACCGCCCACCAAGCCTCTCACAACCGCCAGCGCAGCATGGGTGACGCGGCCATCGCCGtcatggaggaggagggggagcaggAGCACATCTTTCGGAGCAGGTTCCCGCCAGTGGCCGTGCCGGATGGCGTCACCGTGCCGGACTTCGTGCTGGCGGGCGCAGAGGCCTACGCCGACAAGGTCGCCCTTGTGGAGGCCGCTCCCGGCGGCCGGTCCTACACCTACGGCGAGGTGGCCCGTGACGTCGCGCGGTTCGCCAGGGCTCTGCGATCCGTGGGCATCCGGAAGGGCCACGTCGTGGTGGTCGCGCTCCCGAACCTCGCCGTCTACCCCGTGGTGTCCCTCGGTGTGATGGCCGCCGGGGCGGTCTTCTCCGGCGTGAACCCCCGCTCCCTCGCCGCCGAGATCAGGAAACAGGTGGAGGACTCCGAGGCCAGGCTTGTGGTCGCCAACGAGGTCGCTTACGACAAGGTGAAGGACGTGGGCGTGCCGGTCATCGGTATCGGCGAACAGGGGCTCATGGCCGGCGCGATAAGCTGGGACGAGCTCCTCGCCGCGGCGGACCGCACCGGTCCGCCGGTGGTTCCGCTGGAACCGGTGCAGCAGTCCGACCTGTGCGCGCTGCCGTACTCGTCCGGCACAACCGGGGTCTCCAAAGGCGTGATGCTGAGCCACCGCAACCTGGTGTCCAACCTCTGCTCGTCGATGTTCGCCGTCGGGACGGAGCTGCTGGGGCAGGTGGTGACGCTGGGGCTCATGCCGTTCTTCCACATCTACGGCATCACCGGCATCTGCTGCGCGACTCTGCGGCACAAGGGCACGGTGGTGGTGATGGACCGGTTCGACCTGCGGACGTTCCTGGGCGCGCTGGTTGCGCACCGGGTGATGTTCGCGCCCTTGGTGCCGCCGGTGATGCTGGCCATGGTCAAGAACCCCATCGCCGACGAGTTCGACCTATCCGGACTGGCCCTCAAGTCCGTGATGACCGCGGCGGCGCCGCTCGCACCGGACCTCCTGGCGGCCTTCCAGAGGAAGTTCCCCGGCGTGCAGGTGGAGGAGGCGTACGGGCTGACCGAGCACAGCTGCATCACGCTGACGCACGCCGGCGACGACCCGGAGAAGGGGCACATCGCCAAGAGGAACTCGGTGGGATTCATCCTGCCCAACCTGGAGGTGAAGTTCGTGGACCCCGACACCGGGCGGTCCCTGGCAAAGAACACGCCGGGGGAGCTGTGCGTCCGGAGCCAGTGCGTGATGCAGGGCTACTACAGGAAGAAAGAGGAGACGGAGCGCACCATCGACGCCAAGGGCTGGCTGCACACCGGGGACAtcggctacatcgacgacgacggcgacgtctTCATCGTCGACCGGATCAAGGAGCTCATCAAGTACAAGGGTTTTCAGGTTGCTCCTGCGGAGCTGGAGGCCATACTCCTGTCCCATCCTTCCGTCGAAGATGCAGCCGTCTTCGG ACTGCCGGACGAGGAGGCTGGTGAGATCCCGGTATCGTGCGTGGTGCGGCGGAGTGGCGCGGCGGAGAGCGAGGCAGACATCATGGCGTACGTGGCGTCGCGCGTGGCCTCGTACAAGAAGCTCCGGATGCTGCACCTCGTGGACGCCATCCCCAAGTCGGTTTCCGGCAAGATCCTGCGGAGGCAACTCAGGGACGAGTTCATCAACATGATCAAACCAGCAGCTGCTTAA